Below is a genomic region from Prochlorococcus marinus str. MIT 0918.
GGCTTTAACAGGCTTCCCAGGAGTCGTTTTGTTGCTTCTGTCAGGTCTGTTGATAGGCAGATCTGGTTTAGGTTTAGTGGAACCTCTGGATTTGGGACAAGGTCTTGAAACAATTGTTGGCTTGTTAGTAAGCCTTGTGCTTTTTGATGGAGGATTAAATCTTCGGTTGCCTGGGGACACAATAAAAGCAACTGTTTTGCGAATATCTTTAATCAGACTTTTTATTTCTTTAGCAGCCATTTTAGTTGCGGCGCATTTACTTGCTGGCTTGGCTTGGAATTTGGCTGCTGTTTACAGTGCAATAGTTTTAGCAACAGGTCCCACAGTAGTAACCCCACTCATCCAGCAAATTAGACTTGCCCCTCCACTTGGAGATGTTCTAGAGGCAGAAGGCTTGGTTCTAGAGCCAGTTGGTGCTGTTTTAGCATTACTTTTGCTTGAATTATTGCTTGGTGATCTTCATGGATGGAAAGAATTGCTCCTTGGTTTATTAGCAAGATTAGGTGGAGGTGTTTTAATTGGGATTTTTGCTGGATGGATTCTGTCTGAAGCCCTTAAAAGAATAAAAACTGATTCTGCAATAGGGATAAGGCTGCAAATAACATTAGGCGTTTTGTTTTTGCTCTATGGAATTTGTGAATGGATACTCCCTGAGTCTGGTTTACCTGCTTCAGTTGCAGCAGGATTTGTTGTAGGAAGAAGCCCATCAATTGAAG
It encodes:
- a CDS encoding cation:proton antiporter, whose product is MTPERLGLLWGVTVFAGAGARLLSALTGFPGVVLLLLSGLLIGRSGLGLVEPLDLGQGLETIVGLLVSLVLFDGGLNLRLPGDTIKATVLRISLIRLFISLAAILVAAHLLAGLAWNLAAVYSAIVLATGPTVVTPLIQQIRLAPPLGDVLEAEGLVLEPVGAVLALLLLELLLGDLHGWKELLLGLLARLGGGVLIGIFAGWILSEALKRIKTDSAIGIRLQITLGVLFLLYGICEWILPESGLPASVAAGFVVGRSPSIEVDQLDELIRELAQLAITMLFPLLAADVSWSELSPLGWGGISCVLVLMLVVRPLAVSLATIGLPLDIKQRLFLGWLAPRGIVTAAVASLFSIRLEQAGVLGAGRLQGLVFLTILMTVGLQGLTAKLLADKLGLLAENKVG